Part of the Citrus sinensis cultivar Valencia sweet orange chromosome 2, DVS_A1.0, whole genome shotgun sequence genome, ttttttttttccattacaTCGTATTGAATATGCAATATTATGAGTTAAAAAAGACAGCAAGACTGTCCTTACATCATCCTATGGCACGTGCATCATGCTTACCATCTGCTTTAAGTATTCCCAACTCTCACTGTAGTATTGTCCCTTTGGCAGGGAATTGGAATTTTGCTTGATGGTCTTTTTGGGACAGGCACTGGATCTACTGTTTCTGTGTAAGATGCGCTCCTAAATTAGTAATAAGCTGTATGCAGCTTGTTGCATTGATATATTGTTATGTTATGTCCTTGTCtatataatacaaatttacCAGAAGTCATGCCAATGTTTCCAGGGAAAATGTGGGACTTCTTGGTCTGACTCGAGTTGGGAGTCGTCGAGTTGTTCAAATTTCTGCAGGCTTCATGATATTTTTCTCCTGCTTAGGTTTGTGCTACTTCTTAGACACGTGAAAATTGAGAGACTGCTTATCTGTTTGCTTAATGGTACTCTGGCTTGTTCTGATAACACCATCGGGCTAAATGCATTTCTCCTTTCTTAATTAACAATTTGGGATTTATTAAATTGCTTTCTGTAAATGTGATATCTTATTCACACAGGAAAATTTGGAGCTGTGTTTGCATCTATACCCATTCCAATATTTGCTGCATTATACTGTGTTCTCTTTGGGCTAGTAGGTACGGAATTACGTTCATCTAAGAAATCCTTTTGATTACTTTCTTCCCCCTCATCAATGACATAATCATATCCTTCCTTGCTTCCAGCTTCAGTTGGCTTATCATTTCTTCAATTCACAAACATGAATTGCATGAGAAACCTTGTGATCACTGGGCTCTCACTCTTCCTCGGCATATCCATCCCACAATTTTTCAATGAATATTGGAATCCGCAGCACCATGGTCTTGTCCATACCAACGCTGGATGGGTGGGTATAGATGTTCAAATTGTTAGAACTTCCCACATCACAAGCAGCTTTACAAACTACATTTTGTTATTTGCAGTTCAATGCTTTCTTGAATACCATATTCTCATCGCCACCAACAGTGGGTTTAATCGTGGCTGTATTCCTCGACAACACCTTAGAGGTTGAGAAATCAAAGAAAGATAGGGGAATGCCATGGTGGGTAAAGTTCAGAACATTCAGAGGCGACAACAGAAATGAAGAATTCTACACTTTGCCGTTCAATCTCAACAGGTTCTTTCCCCCCACATAGCGTGCGAGCTAGTCTCcgtcaaaataaattataaagcagCTAAAGCAAGCTGATTCCTTCTGCTATATACCAATTCAGTTTAACCATGCCTGCCCATTTTCCTTCCTGAGTTCTATGTCCATTATCATGCAGCAGATATTCAGCTCAATTTTTTGTAGGCCATGTTAACGTGGCCTAGGTTAGGATTGTAGAACAACAATTGATCCCATGAATGATCTTTTCTGTagatggaaaaataaaaggaaatcagTTGATTTTGTTCTTTCTGTATATCATGGAATTGAAATTTTCTAACTTGATTTAGATTCTGGGACTAAATCACATTTTGTTCgaattcaattataaattGCGTATCCTTAATAATAGAACCACCACTTATACAACCACCACTTATGTATTATTGAGGAAAACCACcacaaattcaaatataaagaaaattagtgttaaattggaaaaaaaaagttgtattgTTGAGGGAAGCCTCAGACAGCAGTCTTTTACACATCAATCAAAATTCAGCCGGTAATTCCAACTTAAAGATCGATAATCATCATAGGCTTCGACTAAAGTTCGAAAGAAGCTAAGCTaacttgtataaatattaaaaatgtaatCGCCATAAACGGCTCCGTAGACTAACGAAAGCTGGAGTCCACAGGTTCCTATCAGCAAAGCGAAACATGGAATTGCTTTCGGTCCAATCATAGCATCGCCGGTCAACGCTCGTAAGCTACCGGCGACGTGGCATTGAACCTggtgaaataaataaataaataaataaaatgaaaaggagaaaaacGCCCTCAGGGTCCCGTTTCAAATCACACACACAGCGGAAGAACAAGGAAAGCCCAAAAGGTCCCGACCAATCACAGAACCCTTAGAGAGCGAATCCCGTGAGGAAGACGAATCAGAGAGCAAGTGACTGGTGGATGGGAAGAATTGGGGATCCTGAACGTTACCACTGCTGTTTATAAGTGTCATACGGCACTTCCTATCAATTGGGTCTGCTTCCTCATCGggataaattcttaataaaaacgccctggtgaaaaagaaaacgatTTTGAAACGCTAAACATTTGAATTAAAGTGGAGGAAGCTAAGAATCCTAGACAGAGATTGATGAGGGAGGCTGAGAAGGGGGCTTATATAGAGGAGACAGCACGAAAAATAAAACCCTAGAACCAAGAATTTCGGTGGTGACCGTGAAGCAATAGTGATGGGCCTTATTTTGTGGGTCCATTGGTCCTTTACTTATTGGACCAAAACCTGTCTAGGCCCCTGAAGGTTTTGGGCTCAAAGCGAagaattttttccttttttccccGGGAAGGCAGGGTAATAACCAAAGGGGCAACTGTTAAACAAGTGGTATACTGTAAagttattatttcaaaataacaGGACTTGTCTGATAATTTCAAACTCAACCAACAGTAAAGTAGAAGCTTTTGCCGTCGACGgcaattcaaaatttctatTGGCCGTCCCCAATCATCCCATATATCAGCAAGACGcttttggagaaaaagaagaccGTGTTTGGGTTGGAGGAAAATGTCAATGGGGAGTGACACGGGCAGCACCTGGGTTGGGAAGAAACCTCTTAGACGCATCGGAGGCATGTCCGATGCTCTCTCCATCGCTGCCGATCTTGGCTTTTCCGTCGCCCCACCTCCTTCTCAGGTACCCACTTCCTCAATTGcgcacactttttttttaatgaattattcGCATTCATCTTCAGCTTATCCATATTTGCTTAGATTTTTTAAGAAGTATTGAAAAGGcccatttttgttttataagatttttttttcttttttacgtTTTATAAGAATGTAATTGATTAGTATCTGACATTTGTGTAAATTGTAACCCACTGGAATTAGTTGTTTAAATTAGTTGGGTTTTCTAATGGGTTGGTCGATTTTCATATGCATGcttcaaaatttgaacttGGGATTGTTATGTAGGAAGAGCTTCAAAACTTGTGCGCTAATGGTGAAAAAGGTGATGACTTGATAAGAGTGTTAAGAGAGCTAACAGCTGTACAGAGAAAGATAGCTGATCTGCAAGTGGAACTTCAAGGTCGAAAGGTggattattttgtatttagaCAATGctgaaaaatgaattaaaatcacTTGTGATCATCAATGGATGCTTGGTATTTTTGTTGCTGAGCTGCTTCATGTTTTATATGTTTGGATCTTAGGATGATAAAAATGTGGCACATTTGACACATGTGAGTGAAATGCAAAAGAAGATTGAAACTCTCTCAAGGATCACTACGATACTGAAAGATGTTATTCAGAATAAGGTAATTTATCTAATAGCATTGCTGGCTTTTTTACTTGAATATGCTGAAGTTTCATGGACTGTGATAGAGGTTGCAGTTTCGTTCATGAGATACCTCCTCGTGGAGATAGTAGTTGTTTTCTTCCTCTGGTTACTGAAATTGTTGTGGTATCTAGATAGCATGAAGTCTAAATTGTTGAATCGAACATTACaaatttgcaaaattttatgaGATGCGTAGAAGTTTGCTGTGTGCCATATGGGAAAATGAGAATTATATTCGTATATTGTTTATATGAGTCCATCAGTATGGAACTTAGATCTAATATCAATCATGAAACTTGCAACTAGAACTATGTTGGTCACTAGAAGAAATTTTGCTCTGtccaaaattattcttttctatTGCCTTCTCATTATCTCATTTGACATTCTGCTATTTGTAAATGATGCCAGGATCGCATTATAGCTCGTCTTCAACAACCCTATTCACTGGATTGCATTCCTGTGGAAGCAGAATATCAGGCTGGTGACCGAGTGAACTGCATTTTTTTTACCCAAAGCAGAGTGGAATCTCATATTTATTAGAAACTTGGTTTTGTTGACTGTGAATCGACAAGTTAGATTACCTCTGAATTAAAACTAGTTAGATCACACTTTCCAAGAAACATTTATAGAGTTCTGAATTTGGAGTAAAAGATTTAGGTAGGTTGACTTTGGTTTTGAGGGACTGTGGATTCAATTTCAACGCTTGTGATTACATGTTCAAAAAGCCAATCAAATTTAGGTTCAAATTCTGGCAATTTATGGGTAACTTCTCTTTGTCGTTGTACTTGTTTGACCCATGTCCTCATAATTTCCTTAAAGACAGtaaaatattcttcttctgTAGATGATATGGCTCTGTGCTTGGATTGATCCATTGAGTTACTATATCCAAGTCATATATAGTACAGTAAGATCATATGTTTGCTTCTATTGAGTACAATTTTTCTATATAATTGCTGAcagttaaatttttagaattaattataagtccaTAATTTTAACATGACATAAATCCTCAccttttacatttcaagtatATGGTGTCCTGGAGTGAAAGAGAACAGGCACTGGCTTTCACCCTTCCATGTGTAGAGTTTGAGTAAAAATggtctttcttcattaaacaTTATTGCCTAATATCAAATGATGAGTAATTAGATGACTTTTGAATCAACTGATGTAGTTCCCTGTTTCAAGCAGTGTTTTGATGTTCTTTCCGCATAGGCCATGTTGTCTCTAATGTACTTCATGAAGAATCTTGAATAACTATTTCAGTGCTCAAGTCTTTTGGGAAGTAGAATATGTTTTGCTTAGGGGTGCATCTTTTGTGGTTTTTTGCAGAAACAATTTTCTGAATTACTGATGAAAGCTGCTAGTGATTATGGAGCCTTGACAGCATCAGTTGCAGATTTCCAATGGAGTCAGAGCTTTAAGGAGCCTCCATCAATTTGGGGGGTATGCTCATGAagcatttgtttgtttatatcGACGTCAGAGTACAATATCGATCATCATTAATCCAAACCCACAcacattacaaattttttcattttttgtacaTAATTTCATTTCAGTTTTACATCTAAATTACGACTCTCAAATACATAACTCTGTGTGGACTGCTATAATTAAGGGAACTTGTCGACATTTAAAGAGGTCATATTTTTAGTtcctttttaagtttttggtCAGGTTACTAATGCAATCTGTTGTCAAGCTTAAGAAAATGGTAGTGATCTAgtattgattaattttcttgtaatgcAAGAATGATAAtacagtaaaaaaatttcaagttttctgGAAACATCAATGATATTCTTTGAAGTAGTTgaattttttccctttttcttgAATCATTAACTAGTTAAATTTACATTCTTGGTGCAGGAGATGCTTCGCCCAATTCCTGTTGCTCTAGCATCATGCACCCGTTTCTTTGAAGCCATGTCTGCCATGAGAGAATCATTTGCAACTCTACAACATCTAAGGGTTGGTGATTCTGCCTCATCATTGCCGATAACACCAGATAACAATTCCTCACAAAGAGTACCAGGTGGTTCTGATTGTGTAACTCCACCTCCTTGGACAAACGAATCAAGCCTTGATGACTTGGTTATCAGAAATCTAAGAAGACAAGAACTAGGGCGGCAAGAAGCAGAGGATGCAATTAGTGAAGTGAGTGACCTCAGTCAGTCTGATGGCACAAACAATAGGAGATTGTCCTGGCCTCTTCAAGTTAAAAAGAGTGGTACTTAAGTCGCACTATTGAGTCCACACGTGTTGTAGTTCCTTAAAATTTCATCGTGTGTGCTGTGTATAATATATAAACTTATAAGCGTTTTGTGCAGTATTTGGCAAATGTTGTGCCTGCTATCATTGAGACTACAGTATTATTTGAATAACACTGCTGATCtagcaatttttttaaaatttttatttaattaatttgattttgccAAAGATATTGTTTAAAGGCTAATGGACCCAGCAAGCATTAAGACACTTGGGcctttttaaatacaaaaagcaTTGCCTTTGGGCCTTTTTTCGTGTTGAGCCGAATTTGTTGGTAAGTGACCGAGTTTGCTTATAAATGCAATCAAAGCCAATTGAGTTAAGCTGGGGCGATTGGTGAATGCGCCACACATTTTTCAGTACTTTTGCAGAGCTACTTATGATTTAAATgctctttctttcttatttctttttcaaagcAAGCAATAAAGGCTGTGTTTGTCTCGCTTCGAATTTGAGGCTTAATCCAGAAGAGCAGAGAGACAAGGGTTTGCACCTTCTTTATCTTTAGCCAGCTGGTTAGCTACGTGTGGCACAATAGAGGAATTTTGGTGCTAACTTCTGGCGATGTGTCATTATTTCACAGCACCTCGTCCTCTGAAAAGGCCACGCCACTATCGGGACAGGGAGCCTTTAAAAGACGCAAAAGAGTAAATGCCAATATATGAATACGATCCATGCATTTACGCTCACAAGTCTCAACCTTGCAATGACAACGAgacaaattttttcatatcctgattcaatttattagtgatttccttttttaaGAAACAATTTAgtagtgaatttttttattaagaaaatctGCCATTCATTCAAaggattaataataatcaataacaCAAGGTACTAATAAAGTATTGGCTCAACTGGCAATAGAGTCTTCTTAAGTGATTGGACTGAGTTTATTCCCCAATTCGAGTCGCAGGAAAGTCgcatttgttgggagaacatGTGCCTCCCGGTTCGTACAGAGACTTCTAATCTGAGTTGTGGTACGGGTTTAAAGGTGCATCCCACAGTTGGGGTCCTCCTCAAAATACCTCgtgattaaaacaaaaaaaataattaataacataagGTGGCACAAATACAAGGCCACATTATGTGGTCTATTATTAGGGTCACTTTACAATTGTTATATATAAtcgtcatatatatatatatatatatatatatatgacgattatatatatagaagtCAAATTGTTAGTTAAGTGTTTCATAAAGTCACAAATTGttggttatattttttagtttttcataaGCGATCTCATCTTCTACCTTGatttaaatttgtacaacaagATTTTTAGAAACTATATTGAACAGCTTTAGAAATTTGTGACGTAACGgttgtaaattataaatgtaacaTAAATGTGATGTGTATCCATGTCAACATTATTGCGTGCATAACAGTCAATCTTTGATAGATTGGTAagattttcaagtttaatcGGCTGAGTTATTTTCTATATTCCAAGATGGAGTCAGTTAGGTGAACCtcattaactaaataaaatttccctAGATTCGATTTGCTTTGTTGGTAAGCATTAACTAAAACTtatgaaaagaaattcttaccAATCAatcaaccaaaaataaaaaaataaaaattaatctcaATCCCAAGCGATCTCAATCATCTCATTCGAAATGCtcaaaagagtaaaaaaaaaaaaaaactttagcTAATTCAAATGGATCCATAAAATTAAGGGGTGTTATTAAATACCCACTAAAAGTTCTCAATGTATCATataccacaaaaaaaaatttataagtataTTTTATCACCTGATATTTTGGTtgttatcattttaccaccaaaatcttaatattatttaaaaaaaattattgaggTCACTATGGTATTTGTGAAATTTCGAGTCAaagttattttcttaattttttaaaattttatatttttctccaG contains:
- the LOC102615467 gene encoding AUGMIN subunit 2, translated to MSMGSDTGSTWVGKKPLRRIGGMSDALSIAADLGFSVAPPPSQEELQNLCANGEKGDDLIRVLRELTAVQRKIADLQVELQGRKDDKNVAHLTHVSEMQKKIETLSRITTILKDVIQNKDRIIARLQQPYSLDCIPVEAEYQKQFSELLMKAASDYGALTASVADFQWSQSFKEPPSIWGEMLRPIPVALASCTRFFEAMSAMRESFATLQHLRVGDSASSLPITPDNNSSQRVPGGSDCVTPPPWTNESSLDDLVIRNLRRQELGRQEAEDAISEVSDLSQSDGTNNRRLSWPLQVKKSGT